The proteins below are encoded in one region of Oncorhynchus tshawytscha isolate Ot180627B linkage group LG04, Otsh_v2.0, whole genome shotgun sequence:
- the LOC112249146 gene encoding inositol 1,4,5-triphosphate receptor associated 1-like isoform X3: MPVLPEEEEDSPEELDSSSSSPSTYTPVESRAVTVAMPAPTIVFPKQATVTVVQADGRPLEQTRPHSPRSRLSRNSLGGPITIVDSTGNVIDLVKDHLPELQLSEEDRQKNLVLLQEAKKVSDRFLSRRGRKSTCSLSESPTGLSPNHTPSSSPAPSRSSSLITAPQIAVATEVNYAPSSPVSLRLEVLSTREQADTSTPEHESTRRLVDWKPNEKRKVSSGTLAPRYSGPPPPREPNGGQKENCDPRVTAKNCPEPVLVNKPEEGLVRAPNQAPATGVAKPVPRPPTQQAPCTAEIKTIGAFPPLMRAVSWDTVGTLNARNGAPSLPPTNEETFSFQDKTRDALLKSSGYKDFPVQPVNVQKLSKIREEHKLMRNQSIVGSKLADLSETAEQERGPSLLPPAGSPTDEEAKEKSDAMPNISDIMLRKLKLHRGLPGCAPPLTEKEVENAFVQLSLAFRNDNYTLETRLKQAERERTLTEENTEKELEEFKGSLKCTAPQWSNMEQRESYQCLIETVAVLHRLATRLSSRAEMVGAVRQEKRMNKATEVMMQYVENLKRTYEKDHAELMEFKKLANQNSSRCYGGSIDTGDDGVPRPSRSMSLTLGKALPRRRVSVAVVPKFNLLNIPGQTPVMAGPGPSVAMGPSPQPTMGQALPVLCEANSVKSNFPTEPTQPAIDESGKSVAEQEAEPSAPAKPSVNLEEIRSEIRSEIKAKIEEEAYNKGYQEGLKRSKEIKEVEEEEEKVEEKTEKKDEGKGKEIIRKEKFSSKVEDVLVVLDRLCPKIFRGNRLLWIVLTLFLVTFLVVNVFTYFSDRYNNHGDMSAEKAMVQGKKKIFELNVGVQPKNPTPE; the protein is encoded by the exons ATGCCCGTCCTcccggaagaagaggaggattcCCCTGAGGAGCTCGACAGTTCCTCCAGCTCACCCAGCACA TATACACCAGTTGAAAGTAGAGCAGTTACCGTGGCGATGCCTGCTCCCACCATTGTCTTCCCAAAGCAAGCGACCGTGACCGTGGTCCAAGCAGACGGTCGACCTCTGGAACAGACCAg ACCACACAGTCCCAGATCTCGCTTGTCCCGAAACTCCCTGGGAGGACCAATCACTATTGTCG ACAGTACAGGCAATGTGATAGACCTGGTGAAAGACCATCTGCCTGAGCTGCAGCTCTCAGAGGAGGACCGTCAGAAGAACCTGGTGCTGCTGCAGGAGGCCAAGAAAGTCAGCGACCGCTTCCTGAGCCGCAGGGGTCGAAAGTCCACCTGCAGCCTCTCTGAATCCCCCACAG GTCTTTCTCCTAACCACACACCATCCTCCTCACCTGCACCGTCCAGAAGCAGCTCTCTTATCACAGCCCCTCAAATAG CTGTAGCCACAGAGGTGAACTATGCCCCCTCATCGCCTGTCAGCCTG CGATTGGAGGTTCTATCTACGAGGGAGCAGGCTGACACCAGTACACCAGAGCATGAG AGCACCAGGAGGTTGGTGGACTGGAAGCCCAATGAGAAGCGTAAGGTGTCCTCAGGCACCCTGGCTCCCCGCTACTCTGGCCCCCCACCCCCCAGGGAGCCCAATGGGGGCCAGAAGGAGAACTGTGACCCCCGGGTAACAGCTAAGAATTGCCCAGAACCAGTACTAGTCAATAAGCCAGAGGAGGGTCTGGTTCGAGCCCCCAACCAGGCCCCTGCCACTGGGGTGGCCAAGCCTGTCCCTCGGCCCCCCACTCAACAGGCCCCCTGCACGGCAGAGATCAAGACAATCGGGGCCTTTCCTCCCCTCATGAGAGCTGTGTCCTGGGACACTGTTGGAACCCTCAACGCCAGGAATGGGGCACCAAGTCTCCCCCCTACAAACGAGGAAACCTTCTCCTTTCAAGACAAGACCCGGGATGCCCTGCTCAAGTCCTCTGGGTACAAGGACTTCCCTGTACAGCCTGTCAACGTGCAGAAGCTGTCCAAAATAAGAGAG GAGCACAAGCTGATGCGGAACCAAAGCATTGTGGGGTCAAAGTTGGCAGACTTGAGTGAAACAGCTGAACAGGAAAGAG gtcCCTCTCTTCTGCCCCCTGCAGGGTCTCCTACTGATGAGGAGGCTAAAGAGAAGTCAGACGCCATGCCCAACATCTCAGACATCATGCTGAGGAAACTCAAACTGCACAGAGGGCTACCAGGCTG TGCACCTCCACTCACGGAAAAAGAAGTTGAG AACGCGTTTGTTCAACTGTCGCTGGCGTTCCGGAACGACAACTACACTCTGGAGACACGGCTCAAACAGGCGGAGCGGGAGCGGACCCTGACCGAGGAGAACACGGAGAAGGAACTGGAAGAATTCAAAGGCTCTCTGAAG TGCACAGCACCACAGTGGAGTAACATGGAGCAGCGGGAGTCTTACCAGTGCCTCATAGAGACAGTAGCAGTACTGCACCGTCTGGCCACCAGGCTCTCCAGCAGAGCTGAGATGGTTGGAGCAGTCAGACAG GAGAAACGTATGAACAAGGCCACAGAGGTGATGATGCAGTATGTGGAGAATCTGAAGAGGACCTATGAGAAGGACCACGCTGAGCTGATGGAGTTCAAGAAGCTGGCCAACCAGAACTCCAGTCGCTGCTATGGAGGATCCATAGACACTGGAG ATGATGGAGTCCCACGGCCATCCAGATCAATGTCGCTGACCCTGGGAAAG GCTTTGCCCAGACGGAGGgtcagtgttgcagtagtccCCAAATTTAACCTCCTGAACATCCCTGGTCAGACCCCGGTCATGGCAGGACCCGGCCCCAGCGTTGCCATGGGACCCAGCCCCCAACCCACCATGGGCCAAGCACTTCCTGTCCTG TGTGAAGCCAACAGTGTGAAAAGCAACTTTCCCACTGAGCCAACACAGCCAGCTATAGATGAGAG TGGAAAGAGTGTAGCAGAGCAGGAAGCTGAGCCATCTGCCCCAGCCAAGCCCTCCGTCAACCTAGAGGAGATCAGATCAGAGATCAGATCAGAGATCAAGGCAAAGATCGAGGAGGAGGCCTACAATAAAGG CTACCAAGAGGGACTGAAGAGAAGCAAAGAAATcaaagaggtggaggaagaggaggagaaagtagAGGAAAAGACAGAAAAGAAGGATGAAGGAAAAGGAAAAGAAATCATCAGAAAAGAAAAGTTCAGCAG TAAGGTTGAAGATGTCCTAGTTGTCCTTGACCGGCTTTGCCCCAAGATTTTCCGCGGTAACCGACTTCTCTGGATTGTTTTGACGTTGTTCCTGGTCACGTTTCTGGTCGTCAATGTTTTCACATACTTTAGTGATCGCTATAACAACCATGGGGACATGTCGGCAGAAAAAGCCATGGTCCAGGGCAAGAAGAAGATCTTTGAACTGAATGTAGGAGTACAGCCAAAGAATCCCACTCCAGAATAA
- the LOC112249146 gene encoding inositol 1,4,5-triphosphate receptor associated 1-like isoform X1, which translates to MWSLCGAKQWRLYLSQEVTGSIPVSETQTPPVSLSQVFLQYECAPSLTFPTDTPPQSACCSHAAAHTEENVAGLRSEDPSCRDYCQSEARDCGSGQALPPGDCGRSQPSNPEDSAGSKASEPKDSGRSNALQPTDIGCDLEHCGSFHSQALPTVLITGSDKEGGGHELYCFPWVQTEQQLEESPTQPTPAESPFFFPLTRPRAPQPPIMPVLPEEEEDSPEELDSSSSSPSTYTPVESRAVTVAMPAPTIVFPKQATVTVVQADGRPLEQTRPHSPRSRLSRNSLGGPITIVDSTGNVIDLVKDHLPELQLSEEDRQKNLVLLQEAKKVSDRFLSRRGRKSTCSLSESPTGLSPNHTPSSSPAPSRSSSLITAPQIAVATEVNYAPSSPVSLRLEVLSTREQADTSTPEHESTRRLVDWKPNEKRKVSSGTLAPRYSGPPPPREPNGGQKENCDPRVTAKNCPEPVLVNKPEEGLVRAPNQAPATGVAKPVPRPPTQQAPCTAEIKTIGAFPPLMRAVSWDTVGTLNARNGAPSLPPTNEETFSFQDKTRDALLKSSGYKDFPVQPVNVQKLSKIREEHKLMRNQSIVGSKLADLSETAEQERGPSLLPPAGSPTDEEAKEKSDAMPNISDIMLRKLKLHRGLPGCAPPLTEKEVENAFVQLSLAFRNDNYTLETRLKQAERERTLTEENTEKELEEFKGSLKCTAPQWSNMEQRESYQCLIETVAVLHRLATRLSSRAEMVGAVRQEKRMNKATEVMMQYVENLKRTYEKDHAELMEFKKLANQNSSRCYGGSIDTGDDGVPRPSRSMSLTLGKALPRRRVSVAVVPKFNLLNIPGQTPVMAGPGPSVAMGPSPQPTMGQALPVLCEANSVKSNFPTEPTQPAIDESGKSVAEQEAEPSAPAKPSVNLEEIRSEIRSEIKAKIEEEAYNKGYQEGLKRSKEIKEVEEEEEKVEEKTEKKDEGKGKEIIRKEKFSSKVEDVLVVLDRLCPKIFRGNRLLWIVLTLFLVTFLVVNVFTYFSDRYNNHGDMSAEKAMVQGKKKIFELNVGVQPKNPTPE; encoded by the exons ATGTGGAGTTTATGTGGAGCTAAGCAGTGGAGGTTGTATCTCTCACAGGAGGTTACAG GTTCCATCCCAGTGTCAGAGACACAAACACCCCCAGTGTCCCTATCACAAGTCTTCCTCCAGTACGAGTGTGCCCCTTCACTTACGTTCCCAACGGATACACCCCCCCAGTCTGCCTGTTGCAGTCACGCTGCCGCTCACACTGAGGAGAATGTAGCAGG TCTCAGATCGGAGGATCCTAGTTGCCGTGACTACTGTCAGTCAGAGGCCCGCGACTGTGGGAGTGGCCAAGCATTGCCGCCTGGAGACTGTGGGAGGAGTCAGCCATCAAACCCAGAAGACAGTGCTGGTAGTAAAGCCTCTGAACCAAAAGATAGTGGGAGGAGCAATGCATTACAACCAACAGATATTGGGTGTGATCTAGAGCATTGTGGGAGTTTCCATTCTCAAGCTCTACCGACTGTTTTAATAACAGGCTCAGATAAG GAAGGAGGGGGCCACGAGTTGTACTGCTTTCCCTGGGTTCAGACTGAACAGCAGTTAGAGGAATCCCCTACCCAACCCACTCCAGCTGAGAGTCCCTTTTTCTTCCCCCTGACACGACCCCGAGCCCCACAGCCCCCCATTATGCCCGTCCTcccggaagaagaggaggattcCCCTGAGGAGCTCGACAGTTCCTCCAGCTCACCCAGCACA TATACACCAGTTGAAAGTAGAGCAGTTACCGTGGCGATGCCTGCTCCCACCATTGTCTTCCCAAAGCAAGCGACCGTGACCGTGGTCCAAGCAGACGGTCGACCTCTGGAACAGACCAg ACCACACAGTCCCAGATCTCGCTTGTCCCGAAACTCCCTGGGAGGACCAATCACTATTGTCG ACAGTACAGGCAATGTGATAGACCTGGTGAAAGACCATCTGCCTGAGCTGCAGCTCTCAGAGGAGGACCGTCAGAAGAACCTGGTGCTGCTGCAGGAGGCCAAGAAAGTCAGCGACCGCTTCCTGAGCCGCAGGGGTCGAAAGTCCACCTGCAGCCTCTCTGAATCCCCCACAG GTCTTTCTCCTAACCACACACCATCCTCCTCACCTGCACCGTCCAGAAGCAGCTCTCTTATCACAGCCCCTCAAATAG CTGTAGCCACAGAGGTGAACTATGCCCCCTCATCGCCTGTCAGCCTG CGATTGGAGGTTCTATCTACGAGGGAGCAGGCTGACACCAGTACACCAGAGCATGAG AGCACCAGGAGGTTGGTGGACTGGAAGCCCAATGAGAAGCGTAAGGTGTCCTCAGGCACCCTGGCTCCCCGCTACTCTGGCCCCCCACCCCCCAGGGAGCCCAATGGGGGCCAGAAGGAGAACTGTGACCCCCGGGTAACAGCTAAGAATTGCCCAGAACCAGTACTAGTCAATAAGCCAGAGGAGGGTCTGGTTCGAGCCCCCAACCAGGCCCCTGCCACTGGGGTGGCCAAGCCTGTCCCTCGGCCCCCCACTCAACAGGCCCCCTGCACGGCAGAGATCAAGACAATCGGGGCCTTTCCTCCCCTCATGAGAGCTGTGTCCTGGGACACTGTTGGAACCCTCAACGCCAGGAATGGGGCACCAAGTCTCCCCCCTACAAACGAGGAAACCTTCTCCTTTCAAGACAAGACCCGGGATGCCCTGCTCAAGTCCTCTGGGTACAAGGACTTCCCTGTACAGCCTGTCAACGTGCAGAAGCTGTCCAAAATAAGAGAG GAGCACAAGCTGATGCGGAACCAAAGCATTGTGGGGTCAAAGTTGGCAGACTTGAGTGAAACAGCTGAACAGGAAAGAG gtcCCTCTCTTCTGCCCCCTGCAGGGTCTCCTACTGATGAGGAGGCTAAAGAGAAGTCAGACGCCATGCCCAACATCTCAGACATCATGCTGAGGAAACTCAAACTGCACAGAGGGCTACCAGGCTG TGCACCTCCACTCACGGAAAAAGAAGTTGAG AACGCGTTTGTTCAACTGTCGCTGGCGTTCCGGAACGACAACTACACTCTGGAGACACGGCTCAAACAGGCGGAGCGGGAGCGGACCCTGACCGAGGAGAACACGGAGAAGGAACTGGAAGAATTCAAAGGCTCTCTGAAG TGCACAGCACCACAGTGGAGTAACATGGAGCAGCGGGAGTCTTACCAGTGCCTCATAGAGACAGTAGCAGTACTGCACCGTCTGGCCACCAGGCTCTCCAGCAGAGCTGAGATGGTTGGAGCAGTCAGACAG GAGAAACGTATGAACAAGGCCACAGAGGTGATGATGCAGTATGTGGAGAATCTGAAGAGGACCTATGAGAAGGACCACGCTGAGCTGATGGAGTTCAAGAAGCTGGCCAACCAGAACTCCAGTCGCTGCTATGGAGGATCCATAGACACTGGAG ATGATGGAGTCCCACGGCCATCCAGATCAATGTCGCTGACCCTGGGAAAG GCTTTGCCCAGACGGAGGgtcagtgttgcagtagtccCCAAATTTAACCTCCTGAACATCCCTGGTCAGACCCCGGTCATGGCAGGACCCGGCCCCAGCGTTGCCATGGGACCCAGCCCCCAACCCACCATGGGCCAAGCACTTCCTGTCCTG TGTGAAGCCAACAGTGTGAAAAGCAACTTTCCCACTGAGCCAACACAGCCAGCTATAGATGAGAG TGGAAAGAGTGTAGCAGAGCAGGAAGCTGAGCCATCTGCCCCAGCCAAGCCCTCCGTCAACCTAGAGGAGATCAGATCAGAGATCAGATCAGAGATCAAGGCAAAGATCGAGGAGGAGGCCTACAATAAAGG CTACCAAGAGGGACTGAAGAGAAGCAAAGAAATcaaagaggtggaggaagaggaggagaaagtagAGGAAAAGACAGAAAAGAAGGATGAAGGAAAAGGAAAAGAAATCATCAGAAAAGAAAAGTTCAGCAG TAAGGTTGAAGATGTCCTAGTTGTCCTTGACCGGCTTTGCCCCAAGATTTTCCGCGGTAACCGACTTCTCTGGATTGTTTTGACGTTGTTCCTGGTCACGTTTCTGGTCGTCAATGTTTTCACATACTTTAGTGATCGCTATAACAACCATGGGGACATGTCGGCAGAAAAAGCCATGGTCCAGGGCAAGAAGAAGATCTTTGAACTGAATGTAGGAGTACAGCCAAAGAATCCCACTCCAGAATAA
- the LOC112249146 gene encoding inositol 1,4,5-triphosphate receptor associated 1-like isoform X2: MWSLCGAKQWRLYLSQEVTGSIPVSETQTPPVSLSQVFLQYECAPSLTFPTDTPPQSACCSHAAAHTEENVAGLRSEDPSCRDYCQSEARDCGSGQALPPGDCGRSQPSNPEDSAGSKASEPKDSGRSNALQPTDIGCDLEHCGSFHSQALPTVLITGSDKEGGGHELYCFPWVQTEQQLEESPTQPTPAESPFFFPLTRPRAPQPPIMPVLPEEEEDSPEELDSSSSSPSTYTPVESRAVTVAMPAPTIVFPKQATVTVVQADGRPLEQTRPHSPRSRLSRNSLGGPITIVDSTGNVIDLVKDHLPELQLSEEDRQKNLVLLQEAKKVSDRFLSRRGRKSTCSLSESPTGLSPNHTPSSSPAPSRSSSLITAPQIAVATEVNYAPSSPVSLRLEVLSTREQADTSTPEHESTRRLVDWKPNEKRKVSSGTLAPRYSGPPPPREPNGGQKENCDPRVTAKNCPEPVLVNKPEEGLVRAPNQAPATGVAKPVPRPPTQQAPCTAEIKTIGAFPPLMRAVSWDTVGTLNARNGAPSLPPTNEETFSFQDKTRDALLKSSGYKDFPVQPVNVQKLSKIREEHKLMRNQSIVGSKLADLSETAEQERGSPTDEEAKEKSDAMPNISDIMLRKLKLHRGLPGCAPPLTEKEVENAFVQLSLAFRNDNYTLETRLKQAERERTLTEENTEKELEEFKGSLKCTAPQWSNMEQRESYQCLIETVAVLHRLATRLSSRAEMVGAVRQEKRMNKATEVMMQYVENLKRTYEKDHAELMEFKKLANQNSSRCYGGSIDTGDDGVPRPSRSMSLTLGKALPRRRVSVAVVPKFNLLNIPGQTPVMAGPGPSVAMGPSPQPTMGQALPVLCEANSVKSNFPTEPTQPAIDESGKSVAEQEAEPSAPAKPSVNLEEIRSEIRSEIKAKIEEEAYNKGYQEGLKRSKEIKEVEEEEEKVEEKTEKKDEGKGKEIIRKEKFSSKVEDVLVVLDRLCPKIFRGNRLLWIVLTLFLVTFLVVNVFTYFSDRYNNHGDMSAEKAMVQGKKKIFELNVGVQPKNPTPE, from the exons ATGTGGAGTTTATGTGGAGCTAAGCAGTGGAGGTTGTATCTCTCACAGGAGGTTACAG GTTCCATCCCAGTGTCAGAGACACAAACACCCCCAGTGTCCCTATCACAAGTCTTCCTCCAGTACGAGTGTGCCCCTTCACTTACGTTCCCAACGGATACACCCCCCCAGTCTGCCTGTTGCAGTCACGCTGCCGCTCACACTGAGGAGAATGTAGCAGG TCTCAGATCGGAGGATCCTAGTTGCCGTGACTACTGTCAGTCAGAGGCCCGCGACTGTGGGAGTGGCCAAGCATTGCCGCCTGGAGACTGTGGGAGGAGTCAGCCATCAAACCCAGAAGACAGTGCTGGTAGTAAAGCCTCTGAACCAAAAGATAGTGGGAGGAGCAATGCATTACAACCAACAGATATTGGGTGTGATCTAGAGCATTGTGGGAGTTTCCATTCTCAAGCTCTACCGACTGTTTTAATAACAGGCTCAGATAAG GAAGGAGGGGGCCACGAGTTGTACTGCTTTCCCTGGGTTCAGACTGAACAGCAGTTAGAGGAATCCCCTACCCAACCCACTCCAGCTGAGAGTCCCTTTTTCTTCCCCCTGACACGACCCCGAGCCCCACAGCCCCCCATTATGCCCGTCCTcccggaagaagaggaggattcCCCTGAGGAGCTCGACAGTTCCTCCAGCTCACCCAGCACA TATACACCAGTTGAAAGTAGAGCAGTTACCGTGGCGATGCCTGCTCCCACCATTGTCTTCCCAAAGCAAGCGACCGTGACCGTGGTCCAAGCAGACGGTCGACCTCTGGAACAGACCAg ACCACACAGTCCCAGATCTCGCTTGTCCCGAAACTCCCTGGGAGGACCAATCACTATTGTCG ACAGTACAGGCAATGTGATAGACCTGGTGAAAGACCATCTGCCTGAGCTGCAGCTCTCAGAGGAGGACCGTCAGAAGAACCTGGTGCTGCTGCAGGAGGCCAAGAAAGTCAGCGACCGCTTCCTGAGCCGCAGGGGTCGAAAGTCCACCTGCAGCCTCTCTGAATCCCCCACAG GTCTTTCTCCTAACCACACACCATCCTCCTCACCTGCACCGTCCAGAAGCAGCTCTCTTATCACAGCCCCTCAAATAG CTGTAGCCACAGAGGTGAACTATGCCCCCTCATCGCCTGTCAGCCTG CGATTGGAGGTTCTATCTACGAGGGAGCAGGCTGACACCAGTACACCAGAGCATGAG AGCACCAGGAGGTTGGTGGACTGGAAGCCCAATGAGAAGCGTAAGGTGTCCTCAGGCACCCTGGCTCCCCGCTACTCTGGCCCCCCACCCCCCAGGGAGCCCAATGGGGGCCAGAAGGAGAACTGTGACCCCCGGGTAACAGCTAAGAATTGCCCAGAACCAGTACTAGTCAATAAGCCAGAGGAGGGTCTGGTTCGAGCCCCCAACCAGGCCCCTGCCACTGGGGTGGCCAAGCCTGTCCCTCGGCCCCCCACTCAACAGGCCCCCTGCACGGCAGAGATCAAGACAATCGGGGCCTTTCCTCCCCTCATGAGAGCTGTGTCCTGGGACACTGTTGGAACCCTCAACGCCAGGAATGGGGCACCAAGTCTCCCCCCTACAAACGAGGAAACCTTCTCCTTTCAAGACAAGACCCGGGATGCCCTGCTCAAGTCCTCTGGGTACAAGGACTTCCCTGTACAGCCTGTCAACGTGCAGAAGCTGTCCAAAATAAGAGAG GAGCACAAGCTGATGCGGAACCAAAGCATTGTGGGGTCAAAGTTGGCAGACTTGAGTGAAACAGCTGAACAGGAAAGAG GGTCTCCTACTGATGAGGAGGCTAAAGAGAAGTCAGACGCCATGCCCAACATCTCAGACATCATGCTGAGGAAACTCAAACTGCACAGAGGGCTACCAGGCTG TGCACCTCCACTCACGGAAAAAGAAGTTGAG AACGCGTTTGTTCAACTGTCGCTGGCGTTCCGGAACGACAACTACACTCTGGAGACACGGCTCAAACAGGCGGAGCGGGAGCGGACCCTGACCGAGGAGAACACGGAGAAGGAACTGGAAGAATTCAAAGGCTCTCTGAAG TGCACAGCACCACAGTGGAGTAACATGGAGCAGCGGGAGTCTTACCAGTGCCTCATAGAGACAGTAGCAGTACTGCACCGTCTGGCCACCAGGCTCTCCAGCAGAGCTGAGATGGTTGGAGCAGTCAGACAG GAGAAACGTATGAACAAGGCCACAGAGGTGATGATGCAGTATGTGGAGAATCTGAAGAGGACCTATGAGAAGGACCACGCTGAGCTGATGGAGTTCAAGAAGCTGGCCAACCAGAACTCCAGTCGCTGCTATGGAGGATCCATAGACACTGGAG ATGATGGAGTCCCACGGCCATCCAGATCAATGTCGCTGACCCTGGGAAAG GCTTTGCCCAGACGGAGGgtcagtgttgcagtagtccCCAAATTTAACCTCCTGAACATCCCTGGTCAGACCCCGGTCATGGCAGGACCCGGCCCCAGCGTTGCCATGGGACCCAGCCCCCAACCCACCATGGGCCAAGCACTTCCTGTCCTG TGTGAAGCCAACAGTGTGAAAAGCAACTTTCCCACTGAGCCAACACAGCCAGCTATAGATGAGAG TGGAAAGAGTGTAGCAGAGCAGGAAGCTGAGCCATCTGCCCCAGCCAAGCCCTCCGTCAACCTAGAGGAGATCAGATCAGAGATCAGATCAGAGATCAAGGCAAAGATCGAGGAGGAGGCCTACAATAAAGG CTACCAAGAGGGACTGAAGAGAAGCAAAGAAATcaaagaggtggaggaagaggaggagaaagtagAGGAAAAGACAGAAAAGAAGGATGAAGGAAAAGGAAAAGAAATCATCAGAAAAGAAAAGTTCAGCAG TAAGGTTGAAGATGTCCTAGTTGTCCTTGACCGGCTTTGCCCCAAGATTTTCCGCGGTAACCGACTTCTCTGGATTGTTTTGACGTTGTTCCTGGTCACGTTTCTGGTCGTCAATGTTTTCACATACTTTAGTGATCGCTATAACAACCATGGGGACATGTCGGCAGAAAAAGCCATGGTCCAGGGCAAGAAGAAGATCTTTGAACTGAATGTAGGAGTACAGCCAAAGAATCCCACTCCAGAATAA